The Rhododendron vialii isolate Sample 1 chromosome 5a, ASM3025357v1 genome contains a region encoding:
- the LOC131327850 gene encoding F-box/kelch-repeat protein At3g23880-like has protein sequence MPIRHLQDEFGPNLPPELFDAILSRLPVESLLRFRCVCKFWRSLISHPKFVKTHLSPASINNDYTHHRLLIRRDYHTYDVKSCSLYVVLHEHSYNAVELDCPIKIPHRYWFGDLFVGCRDGLVCIAIEREVYIWNPSTGKSKSLPSACAITWRGVFVGCRDGLVCIAIEREAYIWNPSTRKSKSLPSARAITWRGMGLGMMTLLMITRWLGSLEMLVKVVMRLM, from the exons ATGCCAATCAGACACCTCCAAGATGAGTTCGGGCCGAATCTCCCGCCCGAACTCTTCGATGCCATCCTGTCGAGGCTCCCAGTCGAGTCTCTTCTTCGCTTCAGGTGCGTTTGCAAGTTCTGGCGTTCTTTGATTTCTCATCCCAAATTCGTGAAAACCCATCTCAGTCCAGCATCTATCAACAATGATTATACCCACCATAGACTCCTTATAAGACGTGACTATCACACTTATGATGTGAAGTCGTGCTCTCTATACGTTGTTTTGCATGAGCATTCTTATAATGCTGTTGAGCTTGATTGCCCTATTAAAATACCTCATCGCTATTGGTTTGGGGATCTATTTGTTGGTTGCCGGGATGGATTAGTGTGCATAGCAATCGAGAGGGAAGTATATATATGGAACCCGTCTACTGGGAAATCCAAGAGCTTGCCGAGTGCTTGTGCCATTACTTGGCGAG GTGTATTTGTTGGTTGCCGGGATGGATTAGTGTGCATAGCAATCGAGAGGGAAGCATACATATGGAACCCGTCTACTAGGAAATCCAAGAGCTTGCCGAGTGCTCGTGCCATTACTTGGCGAGGTATGGGTTTGGGTATGATGACACTATTGATGATTACAAGGTGGTTGGGTTCTTTAGAGATGTTAGTAAAGGTCGTTATGAGGTTGATGTGA
- the LOC131325861 gene encoding F-box/kelch-repeat protein At3g23880-like, with the protein MKSNVIIVSLDFAKETFAEVLQPNYLDGRWYETLFVLNGCLCILCGYNVCADIWVMKQFGIIESWTNLVMIPRVAHQSVRIPTLRT; encoded by the exons ATGAAGTCCAACGTGATTATTGTTTCTCTTGATTTTGCGAAGGAGACGTTTGCAGAGGTTTTGCAACCTAATTATCTAGATGGTCGTTGGTATGAAACATTGTTTGTTTTAAATGGATGCTTGTGTATACTCTGTGGCTACAATGTGTGTGCTGATATATGGGTGATGAAACAATTTGGTATTATAGAGTCTTGGACCAACTTGGTTATGATACCTAGGGTGGCACATCAATCTG TGCGAATTCCTACGTTGAGAACCTAG